The window TATGGCGATAAAAGGGTGGTACATTCCGGTCCGATCTTCGAGTCGATAAGCGTAAAGGGCAATAAAGCAGTGCTGAGTTTTTCCAATGTGGGCAGCGGCTTAATGGCCAAAGGCGGCGGTGAGCTAAAGTATTTCGCCATTGCCGGGGCCGATCATAAATGGGTATGGGCAAAAGCTAAAATTGAAGGGGGAAAAGTAGTGGTTTGGAGCGATAAGGTGACTAAACCGGTAGCCGTGCGCTACGCCTGGGCCAATAACCCCGAAGGCGCTAATTTATACAACAAGGAAGGCTTGCCTGCTTCACCCTTCCGTACCGATCGTTTACCCCTGAATCCCTAAAGCCTACTCCTCTATGAAAAAATCCATATTATTCCTGCTTGCTTTTGGGGTTACTTCTGCTTTTGCGCAACAAACCACCACTGGAGCAGCCAATCAGTATCCGCCCCCGGTAAACTTCACTGCTGAGCAGGATCATCAGCACATGATGAAGCAGCTGGGCATCAAATCGCTTCGGCCGGGACCTAGTGGAGATGAATCGGCGCCTAATGCTGCCAATTATAACGAAGCCCTGGCAAACCCTTACCCAGACCTGCCGGAGGTACTTAGCCTGAAGAACGGGAAAAAGGTTACTACGCCGACCCAATGGTGGGAGAAGCGGCGGCCGGAGATTGTGGAAGATTTTGAACGGGAGGTCTATGGCCGTGTGCCTATGAATGCCCCTAAAGTAAAGTGGGAGGTGCTGATAGAGGAAAAAGAAATGGTAGGCTGGATGCCGGTTCTGGCCAAACAGCTGGTGGGCCGGGTAGATAATTCAGAATACCCCTTGCTGGAAGTGAACATTAACATGACGGTGGTAACGCCCGCCAATGCCAAAGGCCCGGTACCGCTGCTGATGATGTTTGGCCGCAGTGCACTGCCTGCCCCGGCACAGCCTCCAAAAGAAAGCCTGGAAAAGATAAATGCAGCATTAAAGGAGTTGCTGGTACAAACAGATCCTTCGCTAAAGGAGGTGTTTGAGCAATATCCGGCCTATAATCCCATAGCCTCTCAGGTGCCCACATTTGGTCCGCCGCCAGCCGGCGATCCGCCCACCACCCATCAGCTGCTGGCGTCAGGCTGGGGATATGCCCTTATTGAACCAGCCAGCATCCAGGCCGATAACGGTGCCGGCCTTACCAGGGGCATCATAGGCCTGGTAAACAAAGGACAGCCACGCAAGCCCGATGACTGGGGCGCTTTGAGGGCCTGGGCCTGGGGTGCCTCCCGCGGACTGGATTACCTGGAAACCGACCCGGCAGTAAATGCGGAACAGGTAGGGATAGAAGGAGTATCGCGCTTTGGCAAAGCAGCACTGGTCGCTATGGCATTCGATCAGCGTTTTGCTGTGGCCCTGATAGGCTCCTCCGGGCAGGGGGGTGCAAAACTACACCGCCGCAATTTTGGCGAAGCCGTGGAGAGCTTAACCAGCAGTTACGAATACCACTGGATGGCAGGTAACTATCTGAAGTATGGCGCTGCCGAAGCTACTTTTGGCGCTAAAACAGCCAAAGATCTACCAGTCGATGCTCACCAGCTGATTGCGCTATGTGCTCCACGTCCTACCTTTATTAGCTACGGCATACCCGAACAGGGAGATGCTAAATGGCTCGACCAGCAGGGCAGCTATATGGCCACTGTCGCCGCCGGACCTGTTTTTAGGCTGTTAGGTGCTAAAGGCCTGGGGGTTACTGAAGATTATAAAACGGCTAAGATGCCCCATGTGAATGTTGGTTTGCTGGAGGGTGAATTAGCCTGGCGGCAACATGATGGCGGCCATACCGATGCCCCAAACATCAAATACTTTATTCCCTGGGCAAATAAATTTATAGAAGAGAAGAACGGGAATTCCCGTTGAGCATTATAGGATTGAGTAAGGGGAAATTTTTAATTTGAACTGAGTGATGGGGAGATTCAATACACAAGTTTTCCCTGATGTAGTTGATGCTAAAGGCCAAACGGTTACCCGGGCAGATCATCCCATCACTTTTGAGATATCAGGTCCCGGGAAGATCGAATCCACGGATAATGGTGACCCCACCATTTTTCTACCCTTCACCAGCCATGAACGGGAGGCATTCAATGGTCTTGCCCTGGTTGTGATCCGTTCCAGGGTTAAGGATGGGGACAAAATAAAGGCTACTGCAAAATCAGATGGTTTGAAAGATGCTCAAATAGTTGTTAATAGCCAGTAATTGAGCTGATAGGAAATTTCCCGAGGAATTTTGTCAGGCGAAACTGCCAGCTCTATAAATTTAAAAAAAGTATTCTTATGCAGGGAAAGCTCTTGAATGATGCGGCTCCTGGCTGAGGGAGAACTCTCTTTTCCTGAAAAAGCATCCAGTCTACTGTGAAAGTGGAGGCTTTAATGCAATCCTTTTAACATCCTGAAAAAGTGCTCATTATAAGTGTCGCTGATTGGTATGATTTTATCCGCTATTCTAATCCTGTTTTTTTCTATATGGTCAATTTTATCGATGGCAACTATAAATGATCTGTGGACCCGGACAAAATTATGGGAGGGAAGGTGTTCTTCTATTTTAGCAAAACTCAGTAGAGTCATAATTTTTTCTTTGCAGGTATGTATCTGCAGATAATCTTTCATACCCTCAATGATCATGATCTCTTTGATAGAAACTTTTTGAATCCGATATCCAACCTTTAGGAATAAATACTCCTGTTCATTTTGAAAATCTGATGCTGCCTCCTTCTTTTCCGGTAATTGCTTGCTGCTTTGGTCCTGGTATAGTCTCAAAACACTTTTGTAAAATCTTTCAAATGAAAAAGGCTTGAGGAGATAATCCTTTACTTCCAGCTCAAACGCTTTCAGGGCATATTGATCATAAGCAGTAGTAAGGATGATCATCGGGCGGGGGTTCAGCATTTGCATAAAGCTTAGCCCATCAAGAGCAGGCATATTTATGTCCAGGAAGAGCAGGTCCGGTTTATCCTTCTCCATTGTGGAAGAAGCCTCCAAAGGGCTGGAGAAAGTGCCTTTTAAATTCAGAAAAGGTACTTTCAGTATATACTCCTCTAGAATTTCCTGTGCAAGAGGCTCGTCATCCACTATATAACATGTCAGTTTTTCGTTCATGATTTTGTAAATGAAGAGGGTGGATTTTTAAAACTACTTTAAAAAATTCTTCCGAGCTGGAGACCTCAAAAACATGTTGACCAGGATAGAGTAACTGCAGCCTTTTTTTAACATTCGTTAAACCAATCCCTCCAACTTCCTGAATGGCTGCTGCTTTACCATCTCCGGTGGGGTTCTGAATGCTGAAGATAAGGCTATTCTCTTTTATCTCTATGCTGAGCCTGATGTCTCCTTCATTTAAGCGGGCGGGACTGTGTTTATACGCATTTTCCAGAAAGTGTATAAATAATAAGGGAGCGATCTGGCAGGAATCTGTGTCACCAACTACTACAAAGTCTACAATGGATGTTTTTTTATACCTAAGCTGTTGCAAGCTGATAAAGTCTTGTAAGTATTCAATTTCTCTGTTAAGGGCAACAGTATCGGCGTTTGCTTCATAAAGCATATAGCGCATCATAGAAGATAAACGCATGATAGCTTCAGGGGTAGCAGGAGAGTTTTTGAATGACAGTGTATGAATATTATTTAGGGTATTGAACAGAAAATGCGGATTGATTTGCCATTTCAAATATGAGAGTTCTGCCTGTGCCGCCTGTTTTTCCAGGCGTTCCCGTTTAAATTCATTGATAACCCAGTTCTCTATTGCTCTTGCTACCCAGCTCAGTATTACAAAAATGATAACAATGCTGAAGAGAGTGGTAAAGAATTGGTCCAGGAAAGTAGACCAGTCATTTATTTCTCCCTTATAGGCCAACAAAAAGGGTAAGGGGCCCAGCAACAGAACCAAAGTCAGGCCCAGTAAATACAGGCCGAACTTTCTGCTATTCCAAAAACGGGTTAAAATGAAGAAGTGGCTGTAAAAAACAGATAAACTGGAGAGTATTAAAATTCCTGCCAGGTAAAGCCAGTTTGCGTGGCCTTCACTCCAGAATACCCAGCATAGAAACAGGAATAGCAATATCCAGCCAAAAAGGTGAATAAGAAAGAATACCTTTTTTATACGTTCCATTTAACAAAGATATTCTTTCTTTTGACTTCCATTAAGGCTACTCTGCCAGTCACTTTTTTCACTCTGCGAAATAACCTATCGCATCTACAAACGCCTTGGTCTAGGCAAAGCAGAAACTGGTAGATTCTTTTCCAGGCTAAGTATATCTCTTTTTTTATTGGTTCCCGCTCACTGTTCCTTTGAGTAAAGCTGCCAGACTTATGAAGATTATAGGGAAGGCAGTATTTGCCCCTTTTAACTATAACTAACTGATTTATCCCCAGATGCTATGGAACATTCCCAGGTAAAGCTGTCAATACGTAATGTCTCTAAAACCTACGCCAACGGTGTTAAAGCCTTACAAAAAATTTCGCTGACCATACCCCCGGGAATGTATGGTCTGCTAGGTCCCAATGGTGCTGGTAAATCCACCCTGATGCGTATTCTGGCTACACTACAGGAGCCCGACGGGGGAGAAATATTTTTAGGTAATATTGATGTGATCAAAGAAAAGAACGAGATCCGCAAAACTTTAGGTTATCTGCCCCAGGAATTTGGGCTTCTGGCAAAAGTATCTGCAGAGAAGCTTCTCGATCATTTTGCAGTACTCAAAGGGATAACGCATCGGGCCTCACGCAGAGAAGTTGTAGAGGGCTTACTAAAACAAACAAATCTTTGGGACAAGCGAAAGCAGAAACTCGGAGGTTTTTCTGGTGGCATGAAACAGCGCTTTGGTGTGGCTGTGGCCTTGCTGGGAAATCCAAAGCTGATGATCGTGGATGAACCAACGGCAGGCCTGGATCCAGCAGAGCGGGTGCGATTCTTAAACCTGTTGAGTGAGCTGGGAGAAAACAGCGTGGTGATTCTTTCAACACACATCGTAGAGGATGTTTCAGAGCTGTGCACAAATATGGCGGTCATTAACAAAGGAGAAATACTGCTGGAGGCGCAGCCGCTGCAGGCAGTCAAAGAATTAGAAGGAAAAATCTGGTGCAGGTTGATAGAGAAAAATACCCTACCTGAGCTGGAGCGTGATTATCAAATTATTTCTACAAAGCTATTGAGCGGGCGCACAATGGTGCATATTTACAGCAATGAGGTTCCCGGAGATAGATTTGAGCTGGTGGAACCCGACCTGGAGGATGTCTATTTTTGTACGATGGCAGGATACTACCGGGCTGGTCAGCAGCAAATGAAGGAGGTAGTGTCATGAAGTTTTGGGAAATTTTCAGGTTTGAAATTTACTATCAGTTACGCCGGCCTTCTACCTGGTTCTATTTTCTGGCTATTTTGGGGCTCATATGCCTGGTGCTGGATGAGTTTATAGATTATGCTGCCCGTACCGGAGGAGAGATGCTGCTTAACTCTCCGGTAGCGGTAGCGGAAATTACAGGCTATGCCAGTAAATTTTCGTTGTTGCTCATTGCGGCGCTGGCAGGAGATGGAGCAATGCGCGACATCCAGGCAGGAATGCATCCGCTCCTATACACAACTTCCCTCAGTAAAATTTCCTGTTTGGGCGGCCGCTTTCTTGGCACCTTCTCCATTGCAGCTGCGCTGATGCTCATGGCTGTTCCTGCCAGCCTGGCAATTGCCAGCTTTACAGCGGATACAGCTTATTTCGGAGCGTTCAAACCTCTTGCTTATATCAATTCAGGTCTCTTTCTTACGCTACCCAATGTTTTTATAGCTACTGCTTTAATATACTCCATTGTATTCTTTAGCCGGAGAGCCATGGCTGCTTATCTGGGTGGAATAATAATTTTTGTGCTAAGTACCTTTAGTCTGGAAATTTTTGCCGGAAACTGGACGATGGGAAAGCTGATAGATCCTTCCGGCATAACCGTAATAAATGCATTGAGCACGTCATTGCCTCCTCTGCAATTAAATTCAGAATTAGTCGAATTGAAGGGCTTTCTGCTCGCCAATCGGGCTCTTTGGATAAGTATCACACTAATCATAGGCGTGATGGCTTATTTTCGCTTTCAGCTTTCGTTTGATACACAGGCAATCAAGGGTAAACAGGCGGTATCATTAAATACAGATGCGCCAGTGAGTGAAAGGCCAGCTCCGGTTAAAGTCTTTAATGCGATGGGGTCGTTCAGCACTAAAATCCGGATCTTTCAAACCACTGCGCTCGCATGGCACTACTTCCGGGAAATCCTGCTTAGTCCCACAGGTTTGGCAATTCCGGCAATTGCTATTTATGCCTTCATCATTATTCCTAATTTGGTCCAGGGGCCGCTTTCAGTTCCTGGACTTCCTACTACTCACCGGATCACTATGATTATGAACAACGCTGCCTTAGAAATTATGGTAGTGATGTTCATTACTCTAATTACGGGGCAAGTGCTTTGGGGAGAACGGGATGCACGGCTTCATGAAATTTCCGATGCAGTGCCTATTCCCACCACGCTGGTGATTATCAGTAAATTTATAGGCTTAGCGTTAGTGCTTATTACTTTACAGGCTGCAATAATGGCAGCGGGTATTTCTATTCAAATGGTGAACGCTTATTTCCAGCTGGAAATAGGACTGTACCTGCAAGTGCTTTTTGGATTTCAGCTGGTGGATTACCTCCTGCTTGTTGCTGTCGCAATGGTTGTGCATGTAGTTGTAAACCAAAAGTATGTAGGTCATATGCTGGTGCTGCTTTTTTACTTATACACCATGATGCTATCAAAGATAGGTATTGAGCACAAACTGCTGGCTTTTGGTTCTGATCCTGGTTTAGCCTCTTCCTCATTTTACCGGCAAGGGCCTTTCATGCTTCCCTGGATTTTCTTTAAGCTCTACTGGATAGGATGGGCCCTGGTCTTTATGGTCATTGCACAACATTTTTGGATACGGGGCAGAGAGACAGGCTTCAGAAGTAGACTTAAACAAGCTTACAAAGGCTTTAAAAGATCTCGGGTGCTGTTAGGAGCTATGATCCTGGTTGTTATAATGGGTGCTGCCATTTTTTACAACACGAATATTTTAAATGAATACCACACTGCAGCCGACAGAGTTGAACAACAGGTCAGTTACGAACGACTGTACGGAAAATACACAAGTATTCCGCAGCCACACCTCACAGGAACCAGGGTACATATTGAACTTTATCCTGACCGTAGGGAAGCCGTTGTAGAGGGGATTTATAATCTTAAAAACAGCAGTAAAAATTTTATAGATTCCATACACTTAGATGTTGCCCGGGAGGTTGAGACCAGTGGTATAAGTTTTAACAGGAAAGCCACAGCAGTGCTAACCGACAAAAAGCTTGGCTACCTTATCTATGCGCTGGAACAGCCGCTCCGGCCGGGTGATTCCCTGCAAATGAATTTTGAAGTTCGTTATAAGCCGCAGGGTTTTACCAACCGTGAAATAAATACTGCTGTAATAAACAATGGCACCTACTTTAGTAATAAGGACTGGTTTCCTGCAATGGGTTACCAGGCCGGCCGGGAGCTGAGGAGCGACAGGCTGCGAAAAGAATACGGCCTTACCAAACGCGGAAAATCCCGTTCCCCTCATGATGCTGAAGCAGTACAAGATATATTCGGTCAGGAACAGATCATTTTTAGAGCAACAGTAGGTACGGCCAGCGGCCAGATTGCTGTAGCTCCGGGTTCCCTTATCAAGAGATGGTCGGAAGGAGGAAGGCAGTATTTTCAATATGCAGCAGACAATCCCATCCGGAACATGTATCACATCTATTCAGCAAACTATGCGGTGCGGGAAACGCGATGGAGAGAGGTAGACATCCATATCTTTCACCAGCCGCAGAATACACTTAATCTGGACAGGATGGAAAAGGCAATGAAAGCCTCCCTGGCGTATTATTCAGAAAAATTCAGTCCTTATCAGTTTCGCCAGCTCAAGCTGGTAGAATATCCCGACCCCGGAACAGGTGGCATTTCCTTCCCAGGTACCATTGGGTATACATCAAATTTTGCCCTCCTTAATACAGAGGGAGATTCCAGGGAATTAGATCTTCCTTTTGCCGCGGTGGCTCATGAGGTGGCCCATCAGTGGTGGGCCCATCAGCTTATTCCTGCAGGGGTAGAGGGTGCAGCTTTAATTTCAGAAAGCCTGGCATGGTACAGCGCATTTGGAGTTGTGGAACAGGTGTATGGACCCGGGCACCTGCGAAATCTTGTAGAGGCTATGCGCCAGGCTTACCTGAGCCCCCGCTCCAGAGCTGCTGTACCCCTGCTTCAGGCAGAAGATTATTTTTTGGGATATAGAAAAGGACCGTTGGCCATGTACGCCTTACGGGAATACCTGGGAGAAGAACAGCTAAACCTGGCGTTACGGAACCTGCTGAGCAAGTTTAAATCTGGCGAGCCTCCCTTCGCCACCTCTCTCGATTTTTATAGGGAAATTCAGGCGGTAACGCCAGATTCACTTCAATACCTGCTAAAAGATCTTTTTGAAATAAATACTTATTGGGAGCTTGAGATGAAAGAGGCAGGTTTAAAACCAGCTGATGATGGAAACTGGCTGGTAATGATGGACGTGCTTGCCCGAAAGGTACAGGTGGATACAGCTGGTGTAGAAACCGAAATTCCCATGGATGATTTGATCGAGGTAGAAGTTTTTGGAGAGGGTAAAGCAGGAATCAAGAATACCTTGTACCTAAAAAAACAAAGAATCCGGTCAGGAAACAACAGGATTG of the Flammeovirgaceae bacterium 311 genome contains:
- a CDS encoding hypothetical protein (COG1073 Hydrolases of the alpha/beta superfamily), with product MKKSILFLLAFGVTSAFAQQTTTGAANQYPPPVNFTAEQDHQHMMKQLGIKSLRPGPSGDESAPNAANYNEALANPYPDLPEVLSLKNGKKVTTPTQWWEKRRPEIVEDFEREVYGRVPMNAPKVKWEVLIEEKEMVGWMPVLAKQLVGRVDNSEYPLLEVNINMTVVTPANAKGPVPLLMMFGRSALPAPAQPPKESLEKINAALKELLVQTDPSLKEVFEQYPAYNPIASQVPTFGPPPAGDPPTTHQLLASGWGYALIEPASIQADNGAGLTRGIIGLVNKGQPRKPDDWGALRAWAWGASRGLDYLETDPAVNAEQVGIEGVSRFGKAALVAMAFDQRFAVALIGSSGQGGAKLHRRNFGEAVESLTSSYEYHWMAGNYLKYGAAEATFGAKTAKDLPVDAHQLIALCAPRPTFISYGIPEQGDAKWLDQQGSYMATVAAGPVFRLLGAKGLGVTEDYKTAKMPHVNVGLLEGELAWRQHDGGHTDAPNIKYFIPWANKFIEEKNGNSR
- a CDS encoding glycoside hydrolase, which produces MGRFNTQVFPDVVDAKGQTVTRADHPITFEISGPGKIESTDNGDPTIFLPFTSHEREAFNGLALVVIRSRVKDGDKIKATAKSDGLKDAQIVVNSQ
- a CDS encoding LytTR family two component transcriptional regulator (COG3279 Response regulator of the LytR/AlgR family); translation: MNEKLTCYIVDDEPLAQEILEEYILKVPFLNLKGTFSSPLEASSTMEKDKPDLLFLDINMPALDGLSFMQMLNPRPMIILTTAYDQYALKAFELEVKDYLLKPFSFERFYKSVLRLYQDQSSKQLPEKKEAASDFQNEQEYLFLKVGYRIQKVSIKEIMIIEGMKDYLQIHTCKEKIMTLLSFAKIEEHLPSHNFVRVHRSFIVAIDKIDHIEKNRIRIADKIIPISDTYNEHFFRMLKGLH
- a CDS encoding signal transduction histidine kinase LytS (COG3275 Putative regulator of cell autolysis), with product MERIKKVFFLIHLFGWILLFLFLCWVFWSEGHANWLYLAGILILSSLSVFYSHFFILTRFWNSRKFGLYLLGLTLVLLLGPLPFLLAYKGEINDWSTFLDQFFTTLFSIVIIFVILSWVARAIENWVINEFKRERLEKQAAQAELSYLKWQINPHFLFNTLNNIHTLSFKNSPATPEAIMRLSSMMRYMLYEANADTVALNREIEYLQDFISLQQLRYKKTSIVDFVVVGDTDSCQIAPLLFIHFLENAYKHSPARLNEGDIRLSIEIKENSLIFSIQNPTGDGKAAAIQEVGGIGLTNVKKRLQLLYPGQHVFEVSSSEEFFKVVLKIHPLHLQNHERKTDMLYSG
- a CDS encoding putative ABC transporter ATP-binding protein (COG1131 ABC-type multidrug transport system, ATPase component) translates to MEHSQVKLSIRNVSKTYANGVKALQKISLTIPPGMYGLLGPNGAGKSTLMRILATLQEPDGGEIFLGNIDVIKEKNEIRKTLGYLPQEFGLLAKVSAEKLLDHFAVLKGITHRASRREVVEGLLKQTNLWDKRKQKLGGFSGGMKQRFGVAVALLGNPKLMIVDEPTAGLDPAERVRFLNLLSELGENSVVILSTHIVEDVSELCTNMAVINKGEILLEAQPLQAVKELEGKIWCRLIEKNTLPELERDYQIISTKLLSGRTMVHIYSNEVPGDRFELVEPDLEDVYFCTMAGYYRAGQQQMKEVVS
- a CDS encoding putative membrane protein (COG0308 Aminopeptidase N), with the translated sequence MKFWEIFRFEIYYQLRRPSTWFYFLAILGLICLVLDEFIDYAARTGGEMLLNSPVAVAEITGYASKFSLLLIAALAGDGAMRDIQAGMHPLLYTTSLSKISCLGGRFLGTFSIAAALMLMAVPASLAIASFTADTAYFGAFKPLAYINSGLFLTLPNVFIATALIYSIVFFSRRAMAAYLGGIIIFVLSTFSLEIFAGNWTMGKLIDPSGITVINALSTSLPPLQLNSELVELKGFLLANRALWISITLIIGVMAYFRFQLSFDTQAIKGKQAVSLNTDAPVSERPAPVKVFNAMGSFSTKIRIFQTTALAWHYFREILLSPTGLAIPAIAIYAFIIIPNLVQGPLSVPGLPTTHRITMIMNNAALEIMVVMFITLITGQVLWGERDARLHEISDAVPIPTTLVIISKFIGLALVLITLQAAIMAAGISIQMVNAYFQLEIGLYLQVLFGFQLVDYLLLVAVAMVVHVVVNQKYVGHMLVLLFYLYTMMLSKIGIEHKLLAFGSDPGLASSSFYRQGPFMLPWIFFKLYWIGWALVFMVIAQHFWIRGRETGFRSRLKQAYKGFKRSRVLLGAMILVVIMGAAIFYNTNILNEYHTAADRVEQQVSYERLYGKYTSIPQPHLTGTRVHIELYPDRREAVVEGIYNLKNSSKNFIDSIHLDVAREVETSGISFNRKATAVLTDKKLGYLIYALEQPLRPGDSLQMNFEVRYKPQGFTNREINTAVINNGTYFSNKDWFPAMGYQAGRELRSDRLRKEYGLTKRGKSRSPHDAEAVQDIFGQEQIIFRATVGTASGQIAVAPGSLIKRWSEGGRQYFQYAADNPIRNMYHIYSANYAVRETRWREVDIHIFHQPQNTLNLDRMEKAMKASLAYYSEKFSPYQFRQLKLVEYPDPGTGGISFPGTIGYTSNFALLNTEGDSRELDLPFAAVAHEVAHQWWAHQLIPAGVEGAALISESLAWYSAFGVVEQVYGPGHLRNLVEAMRQAYLSPRSRAAVPLLQAEDYFLGYRKGPLAMYALREYLGEEQLNLALRNLLSKFKSGEPPFATSLDFYREIQAVTPDSLQYLLKDLFEINTYWELEMKEAGLKPADDGNWLVMMDVLARKVQVDTAGVETEIPMDDLIEVEVFGEGKAGIKNTLYLKKQRIRSGNNRIVVRVSQKPLEAGIDPRNLLIETEMYDNIREVTSAKKLN